The genomic interval TGGAGAGTATGGGCGGTGAGGACGGGTGGGGTGGGTGTCCGCCCGGGGGCGGGGGCGTGTTTCCAGCCGGTGTCGTGCCGGGCTGGGCGCGCAACGTGCTTGTGATTACCCGGCGTTGCGCTCGCCTGGCCCCGCTGCCCGGGTTCGGTGGCGTGTCCCGACCCGGTGTCGGGCTGGGCTGGATGTGCAACACCCTCAGGGGCAGGTGTAGTTGCGCCCGTTCCTCCCCGCTGCCCGGCCCCGGCAGCGTGCCCGTGCGGACTCCGCGCCCCAGACGCTCGCCCCGCGTCGCTCTCCGCTCGGCGCACAACACCCGGCCCGGCAGCCTCCGTTGACCCTGCGCGCACATACGCGGGCCGTAGCTTTCTCCGCACTCCCAGCCCCAACGCCGTGAGCCGCACCCTCCGTTGAGCCCGCAGCCGCCCCGCCGCCACCCGCAAGGCCTCGTACGGCCCCCCGGTGAACCGTCCCACGCACACCGCCAACACCCCGATCAGCGCCGCCGCCACCCCGCCACGCGCCCCCGCGTCCAGCCCGACCAGCAGGGCCGCGGCCGCCAGCGCGCCCAGTGTGCTGTCGGCGCCGAGGACGACCACCGCGGCGAACCACAACAGCCCCCGGCCGGGGTCGTAGGCCGAGGGGTCGAAGGCGCGTACGCCCATGCCGAGCATGCCGCCGCCGAGGGCGGCCAGGGCTGCGCCGGCGACGAAGGCCAGGAGTTTCAGGGACGGGACCTGGACGCCCGCCGCGGACGCGCCCTGTTCGTGGTCGCGCAGGGCGGCGAGGGCGCGGCCCGTGCGGCCCCGGCGCAGGGCGTGGGTGGCCAGCAACGCGGTTGCGAGGAGGGCGAGTTCGAGGACGTAGTAGGCGCGGTCGCCGTCGAAGCCGGACGGGCGGGCCAGTGACAGGCCCGACGTGGCGTACGGCTGGGCGAAGACGAAGCGGCTGACCGCGACGCCGACCGCGAAGGTCGCGAGGGCGAGGGACAGGCCGTGGCGGCTGATGGCGGGCCAGCCGGTCAGCAGGCCCAGGGGAGCGGCCAGGAGCACCGCCACCGCCAGCGCGGCCAGTTCCGGGAGGCGGGGGAGGAGCGGGAAGCGGCCCGCCGCCAGCAGCGCCGTGAACAGGGCACCCAGGCCCGCGTACGCCGCCTGCCCCAGCGAGAGTTGGCCGCCGCGCCCGGTGACCACCACCAGGGACAGCAACACCACGCCCAACGCCGGGACTTGGACCGAGGTGTGCAGGTCCGAGCCCGCGAAACCGAGGGGGAGGAGGAACAGCACCCCGGCCACGATCCAGGCACCGGGAGGTGTCGCGACGCGCGCCGTCGCCGTACGCGGAAGGGCGTCCTTCGCACCAAGACCCGGCAGTACCAGCGCCGCCACCAACAGGGCGACCACGAACAGGTTCGCGCCCGCCGCCTGCACCAACTGCCCACGCCAGCCCGGCAGATGAAGCCGTGTCAACTGGCTCTGCCCGACTCCGATCCCCAGCGCCACCACCATGGCGACCGGCAGACTCCGCATCCGCGCGGCCACCGCGACCGCCACCACCTCCATGACGAGCAGCGGCAGGCCGTACGGGTCCAGGCGCACGTACGGCGCGAGGAGCACGCCCGTCAGGCCCGCCGTGAACGACCCGAACGCCCAGCCCGCCGCGGCCACCCGGTCCGCGTCCACGCCACCCAGGACCGCGAGTTGACGGTCGTCCACGACGGCGCGCAGCTCCCGCCCGAACCGCGTCCACCGGATCACCGCCCCAACTCCGGTGGCCAGTACGAGCACCACCGCCAACTGTCCCCAGGGATCGGCCGACACCAGTTCCGGCGCGTCGTCCCGCGCCCCCTGGCCCCACACCAGCGAGGCCCCGCCGACCAGCAGCACGAACACCCCGATCGACGCGACCAGCGTCTGCGTCGGATCGCCACCCAGGACCGCCAACGGCCGGAAGACGAACCGCTCCAGAACCACCCCGACACCCGGCGCGAGGAACAGCAGCGTCACCACCGCACCGAGCCACAGCGGCCAGCCCCACCCGACCACGCACTGCCGCAGCGCGTACGCGCACACCATCGCGATCGCGCCGTGCGCGAAGTTGAGGACGCCGGTCGCCCGGTACGTCACGATCAGGCCGATCCCGGTGAGCGCGGCGGCGCTGCCGACGGAGAGGCCGGCGAGGGTGAGGTCGTAGGTGAAGGAGGACATCCGGGGCTTCAGTCGTCGGCTTCGGCGGGTTCGCAGATCGGGCAGGGGCTCAACTCGCCGTTCGCCACCAACTTCGCGTCCACCGGCACCGCTTCGGGCTTCCCGGCGACCAACGGGCAGTCCGCGCGGTGCCACAGCGTGCCGCCCGGCATCATCAGCAGGTCCCCGCTGACCGCCACCGGCGTCGCGGCGGCCCGCGCGGACTCCTCGGCGTCGGCGGGTTCGGCGGCCACGAGAAGGCCGTACAGCTCCTCCACGCGCGCGGCGGCGAGGGCGGAGCGGCCGTGGGTGAGCAGGACCGCGGCGGCGACGATCAGCGCGGCGCCGGGGATCGTGCAGGAGGCCAGGTAGGGGAGTTGGCGTTCCGCGTAGCGCTCGCCCGAGATGCCGTACCAGCCGAGCACGCACAGGACCGCGCCGGTGGCGAGCGCGGCCCAGCCGGCCCACAGGGCGGGGTGCACGGTCCGCAGTCGGGCTGTCCGCATTACGGCCCCCACACGTCGTGTGTCTGTCCATGCCGGCCAATGGCTTGCACTATGCCTTCTGACACCTGACCTGAAAACACCGGGCGAGCACGGCCCGGAACGACACCCGGCGGTGAGCCAGATGGTTCTCGGGAGCGACCTCAGGCGAAGGAACACAAGGCACGTGCGGGGCACGGTGGTTGTGGCCGCCATGGTCCTGGTGCTCGGGCCGACTCTGGCGGCCTGTAGCGACGACAGCGGGGATGGCGGCAGCGCGCCGCCGCCCACACCGTCCGTCGAGCAGCCGACGAGCGCACCGGCGACCGCGCCCGCGGACCCGGCCGCCGCGACGACCCAGATCAAGGCCAACTGGAAGAAGTTCTTCGACCCGGCCGGCTCCAGCGCGGACAAACAGGCCGTCCTGGAGAACGGCGACAAGATGGGCCCGGTCCTCAAGGCATTCAGCGGCGACAAGCGCGGCGGGCAGGTCCAAGCGGCCGTCCAGAAGGTCGCGTTCACGTCGGCGACCCAGGCGACCGTGACCTACAGCCTCACCCTGAACGGCGCCACCGCCCTGCCGAACGCCTCCGGGACGTCCGTCGAGCAGGACGGCACCTGGAAGGTGTCCGTCAACACCCTGTGCGCGCTGGTGGCGTTGAGCGGCGATGCCTCGCAGTCGCCCGGGGCGGGCTGCTAGTCCCTGCCATCAGACTCCCGTCGTTCGCCCGGAGGGCGGGCCCGGCGGCATCCGGTGCGTGCAGCTGCAAGGCGGAGGAGGGAGTCGACGCGGAGCGTCGGCGACCGACGACAACGCCGCAGGTGTGCGTGCCAGACGCCGCCGGGCAGGCGGGAGTCTGATGGCAGGGACTAGGGCCGCTGTCGTGGTGCTGCTGCTCCTGGGGAGCGCGGCCTGCGGCAGCCGCCTCCCGGAGAGCGACTTCGAGCACGGCAACTCCCGTACGCCCGCGCTCAGTAGCGGCGCGCCGATCCGGGTCGGCATCATCACCAGCGCGACCAGCCCGGTCGGCGGCGACACCTTCACCGGCCCCCGTGACGGCGCCAAGGCGTACTTCGACCGCCTCGACGCGCGCGGGGGCATCGACGGGCACCCGGTCGAGGTGCGCCTGTGCGACGACGGCGGCAGCGGTGTCGGCAACAACGCGTGCGTGCACCAACTCATCGATGAGGACAAGGTCGTCGCCCTGGTCGCCACCACCGCCCTCGACTACGCGGGCGCCTCCCGCGTCTCCCACGCGCGCGTGCCCGACATCGGCGGCCAGCCCATCGGCGCCGCCTACGACACCTGGCCGCACCTGTACGGCATCTACGGCAGCCTCGCGCCCCGCGCCGGGACACCGGGCTGGGGCGGGCGGTTGTACGGCGGCACGGAGGTCTACCGGTACTTCAAGCGCGAGCGGGGCGCCCGTACCGCCGCCGTCGTGTCGTACAACCAGGCCGCGTCCGCCGCCTACGCCCGGCTCGTCGAGCAGGGGCTGAAGGCGGAGGGCTACAAGGTCGTCACCGAGCAGGTCGACTTCGCGCTGCCCAACTTCCGTGCCGCGGCAGCCGACTTGAAGCAGCAGGGCGCCGACCTCGTCTTCGACGCCATCGACACGCACGGGAACGCCCAGTTGTGCGAGGCGATGGACCAGGTCGGCGCGAAGGTCATCGCCAAGGTGACGAACGTACAGAACTGGACATCCACCGTCCCGGAGGACTACAAAAACGCCCCGCGCTGCCGCAACGCCCTGTGGGCGACCGGATCGAGCCGGGACTTCGACGACACCTCCCAGGCGGCCGTACAGGACTTCAGGGACGCGACCAAGGGGCTGAAGACGCACTCCCAGTGGCAGCTGGAGGGGTGGGCGGCGGCGATGTGGTTCACGGACGCGGCGAAGTCGTGTGCGAGGACGAGGGCGGGCGTCACGCGCGCGTGCGTCGACGGGTTCATGAACCGGAGCGAGGACTACACCGCCGACGGGCTGTTGGTTCCCGTCTCCTTCGAGCGGCTCGCCGAACCGCCGAAGACGCGCAGGACGTGTCTGTCCGTGGCCCGCTGGCAGGACGGTAGAGGGTGGGTCCCGCAAGGGGACATGAACAGCACCTGCTTCGATGTGCCACAACTGCCGTACCGCCCTTGATAGAGACTTCGACCATGTTGGAGACCTCGGCACGACTCCTCCGCCTGCTCTCGCTGCTCCAGGCCCACCGCGAGTGGTCCGGCGCCGACCTGGCCGACCGGCTCGGGGTCACCCCGCGGACCGTGCGCCGGGACGTGGACCGGCTGCGGGAGCTGGGGTATCCCGTCAACGCCAGTCCCGGCACGGGCGGCGGCTACCAGCTGGGCGCGGGCGCCGAGTTGCCGCCGCTGCTGCTGGACGACGACGAGGCGGTCGCCGTGGCGGTCGGGCTGCGCACCGCCGCCGGGCAGGGCATCGAAGGCATCGGCGAGACCTCCGTACGCGCCCTCACCAAGCTCGAACAGGTGCTGCCGAGCCGGTTGCGCCGCCGGGTGGGTGCCCTCAACGCGTTCACCGTGCCGATGCTGCACAACACGCTGCCGTCCGCCGTCGACCCGGCCGTGCTGACCGAGCTGGCCGCCCTTTGCCGGGACGCCGAGCGGCTGCGCTTCGACTACGAGAGCCACGACGGCACGCCCACCAGACGCACCGTCGAACCGCACCGACTGGTCTGCACCGAGCGGCGCTGGTACCTGGTCGCCTGGGACCTGGACCGGGAGGACTGGCGGACCTTCCGCGTCGACCGCGTCACGCCCAGGCCGCCGCACGGGCCGCGCTTCACCCCGCGCGAGCCACCGGCCGAGGACCTCGCCGCGCACGTCTCGAAAGGGGTCTCCACGCGCGCGTACGCCTCGCACGCCGTCGTACGGCTGCTCGTGCCCCTCCAGGAGGCGGCCGAGCGGATCTCACCGTCCGGCGGGACGCTGGAGGCCGACGGGCCGGACGCCTGTCTGCTGCGGACCGGGGCCCCGAACCTCGACCTGATGGTGGTCCACGTGATGATGATGGGCTTCGACTTCGAGGTCCTGGAGCCCGTCGAGCTGACCGAGACGATCAGGACGGCCCGGGACCTGCTGACCCGCGCGCTGGACCGGCACGGCCCGGGAGCCTACGGCGATTCTGTGCCGGAACGGTGAAACCCTTATGCGGCGTCAGCTCCCGCCGTACCGCACGGAATCGGAATGGAAAGGGGCGCCCGGCCGGTTCTCGCGGCACTTTCCACGGGGCTATTCGGGGAGCCGGACCGACATGCGGGAATTACGTTCGAATGCCTGCGGAAGGCGTACGGAACCGCTCATACGTGTGAGGGATGCAGAACAAAACACACGTCCTGATCCTGTGACAGAAGTGTGACCGGAGAGGGACGGAGAGAGCGGAAGAGGGGCTAGCGTGGCGGGCATGGCATCCATTCCGACTCCACCGGCAGAGCCCCAGGACAGCCCGAACAGCTATGTGGGCCTCGATGCGACAGAGGCCGAGCGGCTCGCGCGGGAGCGCGGCTGGACGACCGTGCGATCGCTGCCGCCGGGGGCGGTCATCACCATGGAGTTCCGCGTGGGACGGCTCAACTTCGAGGTCGAGGACGGCACGGTGAAGCGCGCCTGGAAGGGCTGAGCGCGGACGTGACGAAGGCCCCTGTTCCGCTGGCGGAACGGGGGCCTTCTTGATGCGCGGGGATGGTTGTGCGTACCGGCCCCGCGGTCTTGGGCGGGGGTCAGCCGCCCGTCGCCGGACGGGCGGTGGCCGTGGCCGGGGTGGTGCCGCGCGCCACGCGGTCCGGGTGCGGCGGGCGGCGGCTGCCGATCGGGGTGACCGGGGTGCGCTCCGAGCGGGTCGTGTGCGGGCCCGGGGCGAGATGGGCCGGTGGCCGGGCCGAACGGCTCGCGGTGACCGTCTCACGGGCCGCCGGGACCTCGTCGCCCGAGGAGGAGGCGCGCGGCTTGAGCAGCACCGGCGCGGTGACCGGGGAGGCGGGTACGGGTGCGGGCGCCGTGCCGCCGCGGCGGGCCCGCCAGCGGTCGCGCAGGTCGAAGATCCGGGTCTCGGCCAGGGCGATCAGCGGCTCGCACCACGGGAGGGCGAGCAGGACCAGCAGACCGGCGGCCCAGCCCAGCAGCACATCGCTCAGCCAGTGCGTGCCGAGGTAGACCGTGGCGAGACCGACGCCGAGCGAGGTCACCGCGGACGCGGCGGACAGCCAGCGGCGGGCGGCCGGCGTGGAGGCCAGATACGCCAGGATTCCCCAGGTCACGACCGCGTTGGCGGTGTGGCCGCTGGGAAATATATCGCCGCCGAGACCCATCTCGTTCGAGCCGATGACGGTGGCGTAGTGCGGGCCGAGGCGGCCCATGCCGAGCTTGGCCGCGCCGACCGTGATGTTCAGCAGCAGCAGCAAGGTGCCCAGGGTCAGCAGCGGGCGCAGCGTGTGCTGCCGCCAGGAGCGCCAGCCCAGCCAGGCCGCGACCATCACCGCGGTGGGGCCGCGCTGGCCCAGGACCACGTAGTAGTCGACGAACCAGTGGATGCCGGCCCACTGCTGGTACGGCCGGAAGAACATGACCTGCCAGTCGAACCGGACCAGCCAGGACGTGGTCACGACGAGCCACACGATGGCGAGATAGAAGGCCAGGGTCGCCGCGAAGAGCACGACCCTGTGCCGGCTCATCTTCGGCACATCGATGTTGGCCGGCCGTTCGGGTTCACGGTCCAGCCTCGCGAACACCCGGTCCAGACGGGTGAGGTTTCGTTCGGTACGCACTCAATCGACGTTACAGCGAGTGAGTGTGGATCCCCGTCGAATCAGCGGCTTTGTGATGACGATGTGATGTGGGAAAGCTCTCAGGCGCAGGTTTATTTCCGAGGATTCCGCAATCCCGGAGGGCTCCGTCCTTCAATTCCTTTGATCATGCCGGGGTGGAGTTTTAAGGCCCTTATGAATTAGTTCACCAAATGCTGGGGTGAAATTGGCCGGGCGCTCATGGAGTGTGACGAGTGGATCATGGGGTGTGATGAGTGGATCATGGCGGACCGGAACCGTTCAGCCAGAACGCCCCGTACACGGCCGACGCCACCGCGACACCACCCACCACCCACGCTGACCTGGACGTACGCAACCGGGCCAACGCGAGCGCGAGGGGGAGCAACAGAGGGAAGGCGGGCATCAGCAGGCGCGGTTTCGAGCCGAAGTAGCTCGACGCGCACAGCGCGAGCGCGGTGACGACGCCGGTGTACACCAGGAGCGGCAGCGGCTGGCCCTGCCGGACGCCCACGACGTACAGCCAGAGCACCAGCCCGACCCCGACGATCAGCCCCACCCCGGCCAGGGCCGAGGGGAACGACGTGAACTTGTCGCCGACGAAACGGGCGAAGGCGGCACCCCCGTCGAAACCGTTGCGCCAGCCCGCCTGCACGTCGAGATAGCCCAGCGGGCCCTTGCCGGTGCGATGGCCGACCCACAGGACGTACCCGGCGGCGCCCAGGGGCGCGAGCGCCATCCCGAGGGCGCGCGGCCAGATTCGCGCGCCGGGCGTGGGCGCCGTGCTGCGGTCCTGCACGAAAGGGGGCTCCGCGCGCGGGGCGAATCCGCTGAACCGCGAGGCCCATGCGGTGAACGAGGTGATGCCCGCGACCCACACCGCCGCGACCACCGCGAGCCCCACGGGCCGCGTCAGCCCGGCCAGCAGCGCGAGCGCGCCCGCCGTCACCCAGCGGCCGGTCAGGACGGCGTACAGGGACCACGCGGCGAGCGCCGTGAAGAGCGACTCGCTGTACGCCATCGACTGCACGATCCCGACCGGGAGCACGGCCCACAGCAGCACGGCGCACACGCCCACGCGACGGCCGTAGACAAGCTCCACGACCACGAAGATCCCCCAGGCCGCAGCCAGCGAGGCGAGCACGCTCACCACGAGACCGCCGTCGGCGTACGACAGCGGGGACACCGCGTGCATGAACCTTTCCAGCCAGGGCAACAGCGGGAAGAAGGCGAGGTTCGAGTGGACGTCGCCGTTCGGGAGGCGGACCTCGTAGCCGTAACCGAGGTCGGCGACCCGCGTGTACCAGAGGGCGTCCCACCGCGCCGTCAGCAAGGTGTGGGCGCTCTTGCCGCGCGCCGCGCTCCACACCGCGAGCACCACCAGACCCAGGGTGCGGACGGCGGCGTACCCGAGAAGGGCCGGGGCCGCCCGGCGCAGAGGTGCTGCGAGATCGTTCACGGACCCGATTATCGAGGGGGCGCGGAACCGGCAGGCCCGGCGGGGGCGTGGTCCACGGAAGGGTGAGTGGTGTACGCCACACGTGTTCTCCGGGGAGTGTGAGAGGTCCGCCACGTGGCATTGGC from Streptomyces sp. NBC_01288 carries:
- a CDS encoding phosphatase PAP2 family protein, which encodes MRTERNLTRLDRVFARLDREPERPANIDVPKMSRHRVVLFAATLAFYLAIVWLVVTTSWLVRFDWQVMFFRPYQQWAGIHWFVDYYVVLGQRGPTAVMVAAWLGWRSWRQHTLRPLLTLGTLLLLLNITVGAAKLGMGRLGPHYATVIGSNEMGLGGDIFPSGHTANAVVTWGILAYLASTPAARRWLSAASAVTSLGVGLATVYLGTHWLSDVLLGWAAGLLVLLALPWCEPLIALAETRIFDLRDRWRARRGGTAPAPVPASPVTAPVLLKPRASSSGDEVPAARETVTASRSARPPAHLAPGPHTTRSERTPVTPIGSRRPPHPDRVARGTTPATATARPATGG
- a CDS encoding ABC transporter permease subunit, coding for MSSFTYDLTLAGLSVGSAAALTGIGLIVTYRATGVLNFAHGAIAMVCAYALRQCVVGWGWPLWLGAVVTLLFLAPGVGVVLERFVFRPLAVLGGDPTQTLVASIGVFVLLVGGASLVWGQGARDDAPELVSADPWGQLAVVLVLATGVGAVIRWTRFGRELRAVVDDRQLAVLGGVDADRVAAAGWAFGSFTAGLTGVLLAPYVRLDPYGLPLLVMEVVAVAVAARMRSLPVAMVVALGIGVGQSQLTRLHLPGWRGQLVQAAGANLFVVALLVAALVLPGLGAKDALPRTATARVATPPGAWIVAGVLFLLPLGFAGSDLHTSVQVPALGVVLLSLVVVTGRGGQLSLGQAAYAGLGALFTALLAAGRFPLLPRLPELAALAVAVLLAAPLGLLTGWPAISRHGLSLALATFAVGVAVSRFVFAQPYATSGLSLARPSGFDGDRAYYVLELALLATALLATHALRRGRTGRALAALRDHEQGASAAGVQVPSLKLLAFVAGAALAALGGGMLGMGVRAFDPSAYDPGRGLLWFAAVVVLGADSTLGALAAAALLVGLDAGARGGVAAALIGVLAVCVGRFTGGPYEALRVAAGRLRAQRRVRLTALGLGVRRKLRPAYVRAGSTEAAGPGVVRRAESDAGRASGARSPHGHAAGAGQRGGTGATTPAPEGVAHPAQPDTGSGHATEPGQRGQASATPGNHKHVARPARHDTGWKHAPAPGRTPTPPVLTAHTLHARYGGFTALDGVDLVVRAGQVTAVVGPNGAGKSTLFHCLAGTVRPARGQVRFGGRDITRLAAHARTRLGIARTFQQLAVFPSLTVAENVRVGAEQGRVAEPGAVERALRLFGLDGDVRSLPAADLPTGTLRRVELARAFAGGPRVLLLDEPSAGLDTAEVAALALVLRALAAEGTALLVVEHDLDLVAGLADVVHVMAAGRIVSSGPPGHVLDTPGTREAPA
- a CDS encoding I78 family peptidase inhibitor, with the translated sequence MASIPTPPAEPQDSPNSYVGLDATEAERLARERGWTTVRSLPPGAVITMEFRVGRLNFEVEDGTVKRAWKG
- a CDS encoding helix-turn-helix transcriptional regulator; this encodes MLETSARLLRLLSLLQAHREWSGADLADRLGVTPRTVRRDVDRLRELGYPVNASPGTGGGYQLGAGAELPPLLLDDDEAVAVAVGLRTAAGQGIEGIGETSVRALTKLEQVLPSRLRRRVGALNAFTVPMLHNTLPSAVDPAVLTELAALCRDAERLRFDYESHDGTPTRRTVEPHRLVCTERRWYLVAWDLDREDWRTFRVDRVTPRPPHGPRFTPREPPAEDLAAHVSKGVSTRAYASHAVVRLLVPLQEAAERISPSGGTLEADGPDACLLRTGAPNLDLMVVHVMMMGFDFEVLEPVELTETIRTARDLLTRALDRHGPGAYGDSVPER
- a CDS encoding ABC transporter substrate-binding protein → MAGTRAAVVVLLLLGSAACGSRLPESDFEHGNSRTPALSSGAPIRVGIITSATSPVGGDTFTGPRDGAKAYFDRLDARGGIDGHPVEVRLCDDGGSGVGNNACVHQLIDEDKVVALVATTALDYAGASRVSHARVPDIGGQPIGAAYDTWPHLYGIYGSLAPRAGTPGWGGRLYGGTEVYRYFKRERGARTAAVVSYNQAASAAYARLVEQGLKAEGYKVVTEQVDFALPNFRAAAADLKQQGADLVFDAIDTHGNAQLCEAMDQVGAKVIAKVTNVQNWTSTVPEDYKNAPRCRNALWATGSSRDFDDTSQAAVQDFRDATKGLKTHSQWQLEGWAAAMWFTDAAKSCARTRAGVTRACVDGFMNRSEDYTADGLLVPVSFERLAEPPKTRRTCLSVARWQDGRGWVPQGDMNSTCFDVPQLPYRP